One segment of Chionomys nivalis chromosome 1, mChiNiv1.1, whole genome shotgun sequence DNA contains the following:
- the LOC130885303 gene encoding killer cell lectin-like receptor 2, whose protein sequence is MTDNEITYTTVRFHKSSELQNRARPDETQRSREAVHRESSTPWHFIVIPLGILCFILLVTVAVLVTLIFQCSQEKYDQNNLNQSTVQNTSASDKILTNKSSEYKGCKNQEEQNRCCGKTKAVLDYGKYTGKCAEARLFCCGIKCYYFIMDNKHWKACKKTCQDCSLSFLKIDDDDELKFLKYQFTTNSFWIGLSYEISKRKWGWIDNGSSKFDLMKLKLLKENGGCACLSFRGIQEDDCATKHPCICEKRMDIFPSSVYSLKRK, encoded by the exons ATGACCGACAACGAGATCACTTACACAACTGTAAGATTCCATAAGTCTTCAGAGTTGCAGAACCGAGCAAGGCCTGATGAGACACAAAGGTCCAGAGAAGCTGTCCATAGAG AATCGTCAACACCTTGGCACTTCATTGTGATACCTCTTGGAATCCTTTGTTTTATTCTGCTGGTGACAGTGGCAGTGTTGGTGACACTCA tttttcagtGTAGTcaagaaaaatatgatcaaaacaacCTCAATCAAAGCACTGTACAAAATACCAGCGCCTCAGATAAAATATTGACAAATAAGTCATCAGAATATAAAGGCTGTAAAAATCAGGAGGAACAGAATAGATGCTGTGGGAAAACTAAGGCTGTTTTAGATTACGGAAAGTACACAG GCAAATGTGCTGAAGCACGCTTGTTCTGCTGTggaataaaatgttattatttcatCATGGACAATAAACACTGGAAGGCCTGTAAAAAGACCTGTCAGGACTGCAGCTTATCCTTTTTgaagatagatgatgatgatgaactg AAGTTTCTAAAGTACCAGTTTACTACAAACAGTTTCTGGATTGGATTATCTTAtgaaataagcaaaagaaaatgggGATGGATTGACAATGGCTCATCTAAATT TGAtttgatgaaattaaaattattgaaagaaaatggaggcTGTGCATGTCTCAGTTTTCGAGGAATACAAGAAGATGACTGTGCTACAAAACACCCCTGCATCTGTGAAAAGAGAATGGATATATTTCCTAGTTCAGTGTACAGTCTGAAGCGAAAGTAA